The Gallus gallus isolate bGalGal1 chromosome 28, bGalGal1.mat.broiler.GRCg7b, whole genome shotgun sequence genome has a segment encoding these proteins:
- the MAU2 gene encoding MAU2 chromatid cohesion factor homolog has translation MAAVAAGAAGGAAPQQQPPPQQQPQPAAGGAAGSGEAGGGGGGAGGGGGGGAGGAGPGPGSGSGGGAAGGGGESWYLALLGLAEHFRTSSPPKVRLCVHCLQAVLPRKPPARMEARTHLQLGSVLYHHTRNGEQARGHLEKAWLISQQIPQFEDVKFEAASLLSELYCQENSVDTAKPLLRKAIQISQQTPYWHCRLLFQLAQLHTLEKDLVSACDLLGVGAEYARVVGSEYTRALFLLSKGMLLLMERKLQEVHPLLTLCGQIVENWQGNPIQKESLRVFFLVLQVTHYLDAGQVKSVKPCLKQLQQCIQTISTLHDDEILPSNPADLFHWLPKEHMCVLVYLVTVMHSMQAGYLEKAQKYTDKALMQLEKLKMLDCSPILSSFQVILLEHIIMCRLVTGHKATALQEISQVCQLCQQSPRLFSNHAAQLHTLLGLYCISVNCMDNAEAQFTTALRLTTHQELWAFIVTNLASVYIREGNRHQELYSLLERINPDHNFPVSSHCLRAAAFYIRGLFSFFQGRYNEAKRFLRETLKMSNAEDLNRLTACSLVLLGHIFYVLGNHRESNNMVVPAMQLASKIPDMSVQLWSSALLRDLNKACGNAMDAHEAAQMHQNFSQQLLQDHIEACSLPEHNLITWTDGPPPVQFQAQNGPTTSLASLL, from the exons atggcggcggtggcggcgggcgcggcgggcggagcggcccctcagcagcagccgccccctcagcagcagccccagccggCAGCGGGCGGCGCCGCGGGCTCCGGGGaggcggggggcggcggagggggcgcgggcggaggaggaggaggcggcgcgGGGGGAGCTGGGCCCGGCCCGGGGTCGGGGTCGGGCGGCGGTGCggccgggggcgggggggagtCGTGGTACCTGGCGCTGCTGGGCCTGGCCGAGCACTTCCGCACCTCCAGCCCGCCCAAGGTCCGCCTGTGCGTGCACTGCCTGCAGGCCGTGCTGCCCCGCAAGCCCCCGGCCCGCATGGAGGCCCGCACGCACCTCCAGCTCGGCTCCGTGCTCTACCACCACACCCGCAACGGGGAGCAGGCCCGGGGGCACCTGGAGAAGGCG TGGCTGATCTCGCAGCAG ATCCCGCAGTTTGAGGACGTGAAGTTCGAGGCAGCCAGCCTGCTGTCCGAGCTGTACTGCCAGGAG aactCGGTGGACACAGCGAAGCCTCTGTTACGCAAGGCCATCCAGATCTCACAGCAGACTCCATACTGGCACTGTAGGCTGCTTTTCCAACTTGCA CAACTACATACCCTTGAAAAAGATTTGGTATCTGCATGTGACCTTCTGGGAGTGGGAGCAGAGTATGCCCGGGTGGTGGGGTCTGAGTATACCAG agcaCTGTTTCTGCTAAGCAAGGGAATG CTCCTTCTGATGGAACGGAAGCTGCAGGAGGTGCACCCTCTCCTTACCCTGTGTGGGCAGATAGTTGAAAATTGGCAAGGAAACCCCATCCAGAAGGAGTCGTTGCGTGTGTTCTTCTTAGTCCTGCAGGTCACGCATTACCTGGATGCTGGGCAG GTGAAGAGTGTGAAGCCGTGTCTGAAGCAGCTTCAGCAGTGCATTCAGACCATATCCACGCTACACGATGATGAGATTCTGCCCAGCAACCCTGCAGATCTCTTTCACTGGCTGCCCAAGGAACACATGTGTGTGCTTGTCTACTTG GTGACAGTGATGCATTCCATGCAAGCAGGGTacctggagaaggctcagaaGTACACAGACAAAGCACTCATGCAGCTAGAGAAGCTAAAAA TGTTGGACTGCAGTCCTATCTTGTCATCTTTCCAAGTTATTTTGTTGGAACACATTATCATGTGTCGGCTTGTCACAGGACACAAAGCCACAGCATTGCAGGAG ATCTCACAAgtctgccagctctgccagcagtctCCCAGGCTGTTTTCTAATCACGCTGCCCAGCTGCACACTCTGTTA GGGCTCTACTGCATTTCTGTTAATTGCATGGACAATGCAGAAGCACAGTTTACTACAGCACTGAGG cTCACTACACACCAGGAGCTGTGGGCGTTCATTGTGACAAACTTGGCCAGTGTGTACATCAGGGAAGGCAACCGACACCAGGAG CTTTACAGCTTATTGGAAAGGATAAATCCAGACCACAATTTTCCTGTGAG CTCCCACTGCCTTCGAGCAGCAGCTTTCTATATCCGAGGTCTGTTCTCCTTCTTCCAAGGAAGATACAACGAGGCAAA GCGGTTTTTGCGAGAGACGCTGAAAATGTCAAATGCAGAAGATTTGAATCGATTAACAGCATGTTCCCTCGTGCTCCTGGGTCATATATTCTACGTATTAGGGAATCACAGG GAAAGTAATAATATGGTAGTGCCAGCCATGCAGCTTGCAAGCAAGATCCCGGATATGTCTGTGCAGCTGTGgtcttcagctctgctgagag ACCTGAACAAAGCCTGTGGAAATGCAATGGATGCACATGAGGCAGCACAGATGCATCAGAACTtctcacagcagctcctccaggacCACATTGAAGCATGCAGTCTTCCAGAACACAATTTAATCACG TGGACAGATGGACCACCTCCCGTACAGTTCCAGGCACAGAACGGACCCACCACCAGCCTGGCCAGTCTCCTGTGA